Proteins encoded by one window of Salvia splendens isolate huo1 chromosome 5, SspV2, whole genome shotgun sequence:
- the LOC121805279 gene encoding vacuolar protein sorting-associated protein 45 homolog isoform X1 yields the protein MVLISVVRDYINRMLHDISGMKVLILDSQTVSVVSVVYSQSELLQKEVFLVELVDSISMSKEPMMHLKAVYFLRPTSENVVLVRRQLSHPRFGEYHLFFSNMLKDTQLHNLADADEHEVVQQVQEFYADFVALDSHHFSLNIPSNHMYMLPAVVDPSGLQHFCDQAIDGIAAIFLALKRRPVIRYSQTSDIAKRIAQEALKLMYQQESGLFDFRRSEVSPLLLILDRRDDPVTPLLNQWTYQAMVHELIGIQDNKVDLRNIGKASKDHKEVVLSSEQDPFFKANMYENFGDIGMNIKKLVDDFQQIAKSNQNIQTIEDMAKFVDNYPEYKKMHGNVSKHVTLVTEMSRIVEERKLMLVSQTEQDLACNGGQGAAFEAVTNLLNNENVSDIDRLRLVMLYALRYEKESPVQLMQLFNKLASQSPKYKPGLVQFLLKQAGVDRRTGDLYGNRDLLNYALNMARGLKGVENVYTQHQPLLSQTMESITKGRLRDVDYPYIGNHFQQARPQDVIIFIVGGTTYEEARVVSLQNATNSGIRFILGGSAILNSKRFLRDLEEAQRIIRTSTNVI from the exons ATGGTGCTGATTTCGGTTGTACGAGATTACATCAATCGAATGCTACATGACATTTCCGGCATGAAAGTTCTCATCCTCGACTCTCAAACG GTTAGCGTTGTGAGTGTTGTATATTCACAGTCAGAGCTGCTTCAGAAAGAAGTGTTTCTTGTGGAACTTGTGGATTCCATTTCGATGTCAAAAGAACCCATGATGCACCTGAAAGCTGTCTATTTTCTCCGTCCAACATCTGAGAATGTAGTTCTTGTGAGACGTCAGCTGAGTCATCCTCGGTTTGGAGAGTACCACCTat TTTTCTCCAATATGTTGAAAGACACTCAGCTGCACAATTTGGCCGACGCAGATGAGCATGAAGTAGTTCAACAAGTGCAG GAGTTCTATGCTGACTTTGTTGCACTTGATTCCCATCATTTCTCCTTAAATATTCCATCAAACCATATGTATATGCTTCCAGCCGTGGTGGATCCATCAGGTTTACAGCACTTTTGTGACCAAGCTATTGATGGGATTGCTGCCATCTTCCTGGCTCTAAAACGTAGACCTGTTATTCGTTATTCACAGACATCTGATATAGCCAAAAGGATAGCACAAGAAGCGCTG AAGCTGATGTATCAGCAGGAGAGTGGTCTTTTTGATTTTCGGCGTTCAGAGGTTTCTCCGCTGTTGCTTATTCTCGATAGGCGAGATGACCCAGTGACTCCTCTTCTCAATCAATGGACATATCAG GCCATGGTTCATGAATTGATAGGCATTCAAGACAATAAAGTAGATCTCAGAAACATTGGCAAGGCATCAAAGGACCACAAG GAGGTTGTACTGTCTTCCGAGCAAGATCCCTTTTTCAAAGCCAACATGTATGAGAATTTTGGAGATATTGGGATGAATATAAAAAAGTTGGTGGATGATTTCCAGCAAATTGCAAAAAGTAATCAGAATATCCAGACAATAG AGGACATGGCTAAATTTGTTGACAACTACCCAGAATACAAAAAAATGCATGGCAATGTTTCCAAGCATGTGACATTGGTTACGGAAATGAGTAGGATTGTTGAAGAGCGGAAACTAATGTTAGTCTCACAAACAGAACAAGATTTAGCCTGTAATGGTGGGCAAGGGGCAGCATTTGAG GCTGTTACAAACCTGTTAAATAACGAAAATGTCTCAGATATTGACCGACTGCGCTTAGTCATGCTGTATGCTTTGCGGTATGAGAAAGAAAGCCCCGTCCAGCTGATGCAGTTATTCAATAAATTGGCATCTCAATCTCCGAAGTATAAACCAGGG CTTGTGCAATTCCTACTGAAGCAAGCTGGTGTTGATAGGCGAACTGGGGATCTTTATGGGAACAGAGATCTGCTCAATTATGCTCTTAATATGGCACGCGGACTCAAA GGAGTGGAGAATGTATACACTCAGCATCAGCCCCTGCTATCTCAGACGATGGAGAGCATTACTAAAGGGCGTTTGAGAGATGTGGACTACCCTTACATCGGAAACCATTTCCAACAAGCTAG GCCTCAGGATGTCATAATTTTCATTGTGGGCGGAACTACTTATGAGGAGGCCCGCGTGGTTTCCCTCCAAAACGCTACGAATTCTGGAATCCGTTTCATCCTTGGTGGTTCAGCAATCCTCAATTCAAAGAG GTTTCTGAGGGACCTCGAGGAAGCACAGAGAATCATTCGGACAAGCACAAATGTGATATGA
- the LOC121805279 gene encoding vacuolar protein sorting-associated protein 45 homolog isoform X2, which translates to MNSWWYLNLVECIVDERLKSLLPGHVVTVFSNMLKDTQLHNLADADEHEVVQQVQEFYADFVALDSHHFSLNIPSNHMYMLPAVVDPSGLQHFCDQAIDGIAAIFLALKRRPVIRYSQTSDIAKRIAQEALKLMYQQESGLFDFRRSEVSPLLLILDRRDDPVTPLLNQWTYQAMVHELIGIQDNKVDLRNIGKASKDHKEVVLSSEQDPFFKANMYENFGDIGMNIKKLVDDFQQIAKSNQNIQTIEDMAKFVDNYPEYKKMHGNVSKHVTLVTEMSRIVEERKLMLVSQTEQDLACNGGQGAAFEAVTNLLNNENVSDIDRLRLVMLYALRYEKESPVQLMQLFNKLASQSPKYKPGLVQFLLKQAGVDRRTGDLYGNRDLLNYALNMARGLKGVENVYTQHQPLLSQTMESITKGRLRDVDYPYIGNHFQQARPQDVIIFIVGGTTYEEARVVSLQNATNSGIRFILGGSAILNSKRFLRDLEEAQRIIRTSTNVI; encoded by the exons ATGAATAGTTGGTGGTATCTTAATTTAGTGGAATGTATTGTGGATGAGCGACTGAAGTCTCTACTGCCTGGTCATGTTGTTACAGTTTTCTCCAATATGTTGAAAGACACTCAGCTGCACAATTTGGCCGACGCAGATGAGCATGAAGTAGTTCAACAAGTGCAG GAGTTCTATGCTGACTTTGTTGCACTTGATTCCCATCATTTCTCCTTAAATATTCCATCAAACCATATGTATATGCTTCCAGCCGTGGTGGATCCATCAGGTTTACAGCACTTTTGTGACCAAGCTATTGATGGGATTGCTGCCATCTTCCTGGCTCTAAAACGTAGACCTGTTATTCGTTATTCACAGACATCTGATATAGCCAAAAGGATAGCACAAGAAGCGCTG AAGCTGATGTATCAGCAGGAGAGTGGTCTTTTTGATTTTCGGCGTTCAGAGGTTTCTCCGCTGTTGCTTATTCTCGATAGGCGAGATGACCCAGTGACTCCTCTTCTCAATCAATGGACATATCAG GCCATGGTTCATGAATTGATAGGCATTCAAGACAATAAAGTAGATCTCAGAAACATTGGCAAGGCATCAAAGGACCACAAG GAGGTTGTACTGTCTTCCGAGCAAGATCCCTTTTTCAAAGCCAACATGTATGAGAATTTTGGAGATATTGGGATGAATATAAAAAAGTTGGTGGATGATTTCCAGCAAATTGCAAAAAGTAATCAGAATATCCAGACAATAG AGGACATGGCTAAATTTGTTGACAACTACCCAGAATACAAAAAAATGCATGGCAATGTTTCCAAGCATGTGACATTGGTTACGGAAATGAGTAGGATTGTTGAAGAGCGGAAACTAATGTTAGTCTCACAAACAGAACAAGATTTAGCCTGTAATGGTGGGCAAGGGGCAGCATTTGAG GCTGTTACAAACCTGTTAAATAACGAAAATGTCTCAGATATTGACCGACTGCGCTTAGTCATGCTGTATGCTTTGCGGTATGAGAAAGAAAGCCCCGTCCAGCTGATGCAGTTATTCAATAAATTGGCATCTCAATCTCCGAAGTATAAACCAGGG CTTGTGCAATTCCTACTGAAGCAAGCTGGTGTTGATAGGCGAACTGGGGATCTTTATGGGAACAGAGATCTGCTCAATTATGCTCTTAATATGGCACGCGGACTCAAA GGAGTGGAGAATGTATACACTCAGCATCAGCCCCTGCTATCTCAGACGATGGAGAGCATTACTAAAGGGCGTTTGAGAGATGTGGACTACCCTTACATCGGAAACCATTTCCAACAAGCTAG GCCTCAGGATGTCATAATTTTCATTGTGGGCGGAACTACTTATGAGGAGGCCCGCGTGGTTTCCCTCCAAAACGCTACGAATTCTGGAATCCGTTTCATCCTTGGTGGTTCAGCAATCCTCAATTCAAAGAG GTTTCTGAGGGACCTCGAGGAAGCACAGAGAATCATTCGGACAAGCACAAATGTGATATGA